The following proteins come from a genomic window of Mustela lutreola isolate mMusLut2 chromosome 6, mMusLut2.pri, whole genome shotgun sequence:
- the GFOD1 gene encoding glucose-fructose oxidoreductase domain-containing protein 1 isoform X2 — protein MMSAAHYYPKLMSIMGNVLRFLPAFVRMKQLIEEGYVGELLVCEVQVHSGSLLGKKYNWSCDDLMGGGGLHSVGTYIIDLLTFLTGQKAVKVHGLLKTFVKQTDHIKGIRQITSDDFCTFQMVLEGGVCCTVTLNFNVPGEFKQDVTVVGSAGRLLAAGTDLYGQRNSAAEQELLLQDATPVSNSLLPEKAFSDIPAPYLRGTIKMMQAVRQAFQDQDDRRTWDGRPLTMAATFDDCLYALCVVDTIKRSSQTGEWQNIAIMTEEPELSPAYLISEAMRRSRMSLYC, from the coding sequence ATGATGTCGGCCGCGCACTACTACCCCAAGCTCATGAGCATCATGGGCAACGTGCTGCGCTTCCTGCCGGCCTTCGTGCGCATGAAGCAGCTCATCGAGGAGGGCTACGTGGGCGAGCTGCTGGTGTGCGAGGTGCAGGTGCACAGCGGCAGCCTGCTGGGCAAGAAGTACAACTGGAGCTGCGACGACCTGATGGGCGGCGGCGGCCTGCACTCGGTGGGCACCTACATCATCGACCTGCTCACCTTCCTCACCGGCCAGAAGGCCGTCAAGGTCCACGGGCTGCTCAAGACCTTCGTGAAGCAGACCGACCACATCAAGGGCATCCGCCAGATCACCAGCGACGACTTCTGCACCTTCCAGATGGTGCTGGAGGGTGGCGTGTGCTGCACCGTCACCCTCAACTTCAACGTGCCCGGCGAGTTCAAGCAGGACGTGACCGTGGTGGGCTCAGCCGGGCGCCTGCTGGCGGCGGGCACGGACCTGTACGGGCAGCGCAACAGCGCAGCGGAGCAGGAGCTGCTGCTGCAGGACGCCACGCCCGTCAGCAACTCCCTGCTGCCCGAGAAGGCCTTCAGCGACATCCCGGCGCCCTACCTGCGCGGCACCATCAAGATGATGCAGGCCGTGCGCCAGGCCTTCCAGGACCAGGACGACCGGCGCACGTGGGACGGGCGGCCGCTCACCATGGCCGCCACCTTCGATGACTGCCTGTACGCCCTGTGCGTGGTGGACACCATCAAGCGGTCCAGCCAGACGGGCGAGTGGCAGAACATTGCCATCATGACCGAGGAGCCCGAGCTGAGCCCCGCCTACCTGATCAGCGAGGCCATGCGCCGCAGCCGGATGTCCCTGTACTGTTAG